The Solanum lycopersicum chromosome 9, SLM_r2.1 genome window below encodes:
- the LOC104649301 gene encoding amino acid transporter AVT6A-like, whose protein sequence is MAFRSNISVEKYLQSEYPDIDMNKFFASISWMIPSMKLPSSKDMIERTTSLGTELQALLSDFSIRAISCMAETSFFGFLLFGDHTLDDVLPNFDGELEIPYGSLLIDVVPVSYVIHLMLVFPLSSFPFLSIIATLVCLIFFGENCVPKIWDAFHFTGATTTVFVGFVYSATIVLRDTHGIATNRDRLFSSVMILLVVSPSSVAICSDIYNLFNNAVDVGF, encoded by the exons ATGGCTTTTCGAAGTAATATTTCAGTTGAAAAGTATCTTCAGTCTGAGTATCCTGACATAGATATGAACAAATTTTTTGCGTCAATTAGTTGGATGATTCCTTCGATGAAGTTGCCAAGCTCAAAAG ATATGATAGAGAGGACTACATCTTTGGGGACAGAATTGCAGGCTTTACTGTCTGATTTTTCTATAAGAGCCATTAGTTGTATGGCTG AAACCAGCTTTTTCGGATTCCTTCTCTTTGGTGATCATACGTTGGATGATGTACTCCCCAACTTTGATGGTGAACTTGAAATTCCTTACGGCTCATTACTTATTGATGTGGTGCCAGTGAGCTATGTGATCCACTTGATGCTTGTTTTCCCATTGTCTTCTTTTCC ATTCCTTTCAATCATAGCAACTCTCGTCTGTCTCATATTTTTTGGAGAAAATTGTGTACCTAAGATCTGGGATGCCTTCCATTTTACTGGCGCCACGACTACTGTCTTTGTTGGTTTCGTTTATTCAGCTACTATTGTCCTTAG AGATACACATGGAATTGCAACCAACAGGGACAGGCTATTTTCATCGGTCATGATATTGTTAGTTGTTTCCCCAAGTAGTGTGGCAATCTGCAGTGACATTTACAACCTTTTCAACAATGCAGTtgatgttggattttaa